Proteins encoded together in one Impatiens glandulifera chromosome 1, dImpGla2.1, whole genome shotgun sequence window:
- the LOC124922404 gene encoding uncharacterized protein LOC124922404 gives MLNDGDEVVYPPSSGSFLHHLHLKEEAKKKGIKHFGHKHSLTFKEDVRNGFEDEDVLCCNGCGIEIERSGFSCCKERCSFNLHEFCASLPKEMKDYPQHPQHPLILYTHSPYPYPNSGFRCDVCKVYYPTVTSFCYHCEVCNFDVDLRCASMSFLVSSRTLHNHDLTVQLYPASFFCCFCSEKHREFGVSYQCKICCFWIHEQCYSLPQSIEHDSHLHPLKLWHIEVDLPKCLCGVCEENINTKFGLYGCVICKYGVHIKCSTKKWYISYNYFLTMLLVFRFY, from the coding sequence ATGTTGAATGATGGAGATGAAGTTGTTTATCCCCCAAGTTCAGGATCTTTTCTTCATCATTTACATCTAAAAGAAGAAGCAAAAAAGAAAGGTATTAAGCATTTTGGTCATAAACATTCTTTGACGTTCAAGGAAGATGTTAGAAATGgatttgaagatgaagatgtatTGTGTTGCAATGGTTGTGGCATCGAAATTGAAAGAAGTGGTTTCAGTTGTTGTAAAGAAAGATGCAGTTTTAATCTTCACGAATTTTGTGCATCTTTACCCAAAGAGATGAAAGACTATCCACAACACCCACAACATCCTTTAATCCTCTACACACACTCACCTTATCCTTATCCCAACTCTGGTTTCCGTTGTGATGTTTGCAAAGTTTACTACCCAACCGTGACGTCATTCTGCTATCACTGCGAGGTTTGTAATTTTGACGTTGATCTAAGATGTGCATCCATGTCCTTTCTTGTTTCTTCTCGCACTCTGCACAACCATGACTTGACCGTTCAGCTATACCCTGCatcatttttttgttgtttttgtagTGAGAAACATAGAGAATTTGGTGTGTCCTATCAATGCAAGATATGCTGCTTTTGGATCCACGAACAATGTTATTCACTGCCTCAAAGTATTGAACATGACAGTCATCTGCATCCGCTTAAATTATGGCATATTGAGGTAGATTTACCCAAGTGTCTATGCGGAGTTTGTGAGGAAAATATAAACACTAAATTCGGTTTATATGGTTGTGTTATTTGTAAATATGGGGTTCACATAAAATGCTCAACTAAGAAATGGTACATCTCATACAACTATTTTCTTACAATGTTGTtagtttttagattttattaa
- the LOC124932931 gene encoding probable methyltransferase TCM_000336, which produces MEREGRLTKRCCFGLLLHWSRAYAGFAIVVGAFLPEGTAHATSVLIPSNFAHDSASSSSTTAPAPAAAMDIARSFHMNDGENATSYAKNSALQKGIIGMTNHITMELLKDLYMKTESEKMVIADLGCSSGPNSLSVVRDMVKTVADTCRENKPMPEFLIFLNDLPSNDFNSLFKSLPDFYTQMMGTPLILSIAACPGSFYGRLFPTQFLNFVYSSNSLHWLSKARLNDEKGNSINKGNIHIAGNSPKQVAEAYTDQFREDFPKFLMLRAEEIVVGGRMVLIFNGRAGPDHFDRGFSLLWSLLSQSLIIMASQGDVDIEKLDSFDAHYYGPCKNEVEEEVKKQRSFELDRFEVIESNIGVNNCIAVSNGIRAIQENLIREHFGGNINIDKLFELFRNLLIEEAKKEAIKTVHFIVALRRKEM; this is translated from the exons ATGGAACGTGAAGGGCGTCTGACGAAACGATGTTGTTTTGGTCTTCTTCTTCACTGGAGCAGGGCGTACGCTGGATTTGCAATTGTCGTTGGCGCGTTTCTTCCAGAAGGAACAGCTCATGCTACGAGCGTTCTTATCCCTTCAAATTTTGCCCACGACTCCGCCTCATCATCGTCA ACCACCGCCCCCGCCCCCGCCGCCGCCATGGATATCGCTAGAAGTTTCCACATGAACGATGGTGAAAACGCGACCAGCTACGCCAAGAACTCTGCATTACAGAAGGGAATAATTGGCATGACGAATCACATAACAATGGAGCTACTTAAAGATTTGTATATGAAAACTGAATCAGAAAAAATGGTGATAGCAGATCTGGGATGTTCTTCCGGCCCCAATTCCTTATCTGTGGTAAGAGATATGGTGAAGACAGTGGCGGATACGTGCCGTGAAAACAAGCCAATGCCGGAGTTTCTGATTTTCCTCAACGATCTTCCGTCCAACGATTTCAATTCCCTTTTTAAGTCTTTGCCGGATTTCTACACCCAGATGATGGGGACTCCATTAATACTATCCATTGCAGCTTGTCCTGGTTCCTTCTATGGAAGATTGTTTCCTACCCAGTTCTTGAATTTTGTTTATTCTTCCAACAGCTTGCATTGGCTCTCTAAGGCAC GACTTAACGATGAGAAAGGAAATTCTATAAACAAAGGAAACATTCACATCGCCGGAAACAGCCCCAAACAGGTGGCGGAAGCATACACCGATCAATTCCGGGAGGATTTTCCTAAATTCCTCATGTTAAGGGCGGAGGAGATTGTCGTGGGTGGAAGAATGGTTCTGATATTCAATGGAAGAGCTGGCCCTGACCATTTTGATAGGGGATTTTCTCTCTTATGGTCACTTCTTAGTCAATCCCTTATCATTATGGCCTCACAA GGAGATGTTGATATAGAGAAGTTAGATTCTTTTGATGCACATTACTATGGTCCATGCAAAAATGAGGTGGAAGAAGAAGTTAAAAAGCAAAGGTCCTTTGAATTGGACCGGTTTGAGGTAATCGAATCAAACATTGGAGTCAACAATTGCATTGCGGTGTCAAATGGGATAAGGGCGATCCAAGAAAACCTAATAAGGGAGCACTTTGGTGGAAACATTAACATCGACAAATTGTTTGAGTTGTTCAGGAATTTGTTAATTGAAGAAGCAAAGAAAGAAGCAATAAAGACTGTCCACTTTATCGTCGCCCTAAGGAGAAAGGAAATGTGA